tatattaaagaatgacattaacatataaaaaaaaaattaaacacatacattatttatgattttttcaaagaaaaaaatatatggtaaCATTTTAGATCATTAACTACACTAATTAATGTATaaaatatttatgatattattcaaatcacgcATTTATAATAGGAGAAGAAGCTTGTTTGAGAAGATAAATGCTATTTTAATTTCTTATAGTTAcatgttttctttataaatataaataataaattttttaataaaaattcaatttatgtattatatattattatagtaatgatattttataacatttgaatttatattaatataattattaaatatctagtattgtattaaatattattataatacaaatattttataatatttgaatttatattaatataattaataaatatctatttttaataacttttaaaggtatattccgttaaatatttgtaatatttcgTTAACGTTAacaaaaaaaatcgttaaaactaataatttctaTTATCTATACACTTCTTATATAGAAGATATGAATATACATACACAACTTTATATCCACTattaagttaaaaaaaatgtatgaaataaacaagtataaacataataaaaattgataatatcaagataatcgagataatatagttattaataattaattataaaataacaatgtaggtaagaatattttttttaatgaaacattaatttagtttataaaagTATTTTTTTCTTATGTCATatttgttattgtcataaattaaatgaccatatattttaagaatgattcaccatttattttgtattttaaaagaaaaaaatacataaaaataacaTTTAGGAACCTTAATGATACAAATTGAAAAGGTTGGGGATCTAACccatacaaaatcaactttttgGGATATGTGTTACAAAGTGTAAAAAATGAAAACTGCAGCTCAAAAAAAAAAGTCTTCTAAATAAGCAAACTTGATAAAGAAGGGGAAAAAAAAATGTGCACCTCAACCAACGAGCAAATAGTTTACCTTCCAGGGCACAAGATTAACAAGTTCCGCATAATTCCCACCCCTCAATGCAGCTAAATCAACACGGCAGGGACTATAGTCAACACGAACAAGAAGAGGCCATATATCAAAGCTCTGGAAAGAACAGAACAAAatgcaaaatagacatttatcaTCATTAAAAAAATGAATGGAATTACAGAAAGGGAGGGTGTCAAAATCTAAATAAACTTGCCTGAAAATACGGAAGAAATGCCTCCTCAGCAATATTATGCTGTGCAAGATTGTAACTTTTCACTGTCAACAATTTTGAACTATCTGGATCTTGATGACAACATGACTGGTCAACTGATGAGCTTTTTGCCCCAAAAAAACTGATGAAGAAATCAAGTTGGGACTGATGAAGATGCAATAGCAGTGGAAGAAATGCTATGCGTAATCTGGAAGGCATATGACATACAAGTTAGGGAGTGATTAACATCGTTCCAACAAAATGTATCCCTCCATGCGAAATTAACAAGATAAGGACACCATCATCAATAGGTTCATAAATCATAATTACTGACAGAACCCTAAATACCATAGAACAATCCACACAAGAAATTAAACTTTCAACAAAAAACTATAGAACTGCTATGCTTGAGCATAATCATTTTTTACATTTAAAAAGGCCGAACAGATATAACGTAAAATTCAACTTAATAAACGGTCTTTACCGATACTCTTCAAGAGGTATTAGAGGATCTGGCCTGACAGCTTCCAAGTCCAGCTTAAATGCTTTTGAAGATGATTTCCGAGGATGATCCTTTGATTGATAATATCCTAATACCTTGAAATGCAAAAGGTAAAAATATTCTAAGTCTTCTGTAAAAGGAATGAATAAAGGTAAGATAATTATACAAAGAAAACTACTTTACCAGCTTCCAAGGAGCATCTCTACTCAAGTCATATAGGTGAATTTCTTGAACTGAAAGAGAGAGCTTAGAAACGTGTATTCCACCAACTGGAAAAATCTCATACTGAAATTCCATCCCCGAAAGTGAAAGCTCTATGCACACAGCTGTATCCCTGCCCCCATTATTTGTAGACTGCTGACCATTCTCTTTGCAATCTTTCCAGTCATAACCAGCAACCATTCTCCACCTAACATCAATGTTTTTAAGAAGTACACACCCCATAGCCTTCCTGAAACCATGGACTTCTGAACTGTCAATATGAGGAAACTTAGTTCCCTCAAATTTTTGAATGCTGCACTCACTTCTCAACTCTGAAATGTGGTCTTCTACAATTCTTAAGGAGGCATTTCCATACCATCCGCTATTTCCTATTCCCAAATCTCCACCATTACCATCACTAGAACTGCCTTTAGGAATCTTGCATGAAGGTCCACTGACAGATAATTCAGTAACTGGCTGTACTTCAGATGAACAATAGAGTTCAATGAACTCTGGAAAGTTACTTTCCTGTGAGGAAGAGGTTTCACTACTCTCAAATCCTACTACAGGCACCGACTCATCAAAATGCAAACCATGAGAGAAAAATTCAGGACCATCAATACAGGTGCCCAGTTCTCCAATAACATTCTCATCTACTGAAACAAAAATTTTTGATTCAGAAGAATCATACTGGCAAATTTGATTATCATCTATTTGAAAAGCATCATCACATATTTCATTCATTAACCCAACCAAACCAGGTTCACTCTTTACAGCCAGACTTGAAGAATTCATTTCAGAAGTCAATGGTAAAGAATCCTGAGTAGAGAATCCAGCAGCATGATTTAAATCTTCCCCATCTTGTTCTTGCTGAACTCTATTCCATCTATTCTGCAAATGCACGACTGACTCCTCCATGTCAGGGGCAAATAGTTGTTGAAGTTGAGCAGCCAAGCGAATCAAACTGGAAGTAGTGTCATGACAAGTTTCCATGTAAACATGAGATTTAGAACATTCTACCTCCCAAAAAAGGCCACTCTTACAGTTAGTTCTCAAAATTGCTTCAACCAGTGCCTCCCTAGCTACTTTAACATAGCCAGTCTTCTGAAGCCATTCTGCATTGTAAGTGCCACCAACATTCTCAGGTTCTGATACTACACGAATAAGTAGTCCAAGATCGTGAACACTAATTTTATATTCCTTTTCTATTGAATCAGCCAAAGTCAAATTTAAAAGATTCAAGGATGATGCAGCCAACAAGCAAGCAACATTTTCTTCACTCCTTTCTTGTTTTGCATTTGAAGAACTAGAATCTGTATCTAAAACTTCACTTTCGACAACCAAATTCTTTACATATGGCTCATAACTTAATCCAATGTCAACAAAGTTAAGAATAAAAGAGGATCCACTAGACACATCCAATTCCTCCTTTTGCATAAAATCATTAGTTGGCTTTTCATTGTCTGCAGAGGGAACACTGAAAAATGAGGAAATTGCATCCAACCAATCTAAACGACCCCCTGCTGCAATAAGTGTGGCACACCTGAGAGATATAGATGTAAAATCATGGAAACTTGCAGGATCCCACAGGTGTATTATATCAGAACCAGCCAACCTAGATGACAATGCATTTGACCCCCCTCCATCACCACGTTTCATTGTTgagttattacataaaatcaaaagaaaCTCTTGATTGGGAACACCTGTTATGGATCCCCACAATTTTCCTTCAGCATGTCCTAGCCAGAAAAATTTGGCACCTCTAATACCTCCAATATTTGAGACAGACAGCAATGCAAACTTCCGAATTTTTAGTCTTAAATGATGCCATGATCCAGGAAGTTCACTCTGAATTGAGCCTCTAATATTCTCCTTTACTTCTGGGCTAATCAAAATTTCTAAAGCACTGCAGTCCAGAAAAATAGATGTCTGAGAGACTGAAGATACATCCTTAACACTGATATTATCAGAAGCCAGGCACAACAACCCATTTACAATCTGATCCATAAGACCATATAAGGTTTCATATTGAAGTCTTCCCAACTTTATTGTAACAGCAGAAAGATGAATGTGTAGGAAAATTGTAGAACTCAATATCATCTCCTCTcgagtttgaacatttaaatctTCCATATCTTTTGCAGTAGAAAAAGAAGCAAATTCATTATCTTCTCGGACAGAATTATAACTTCTCTTTGAGTCCTCAAAAGTAGCCATGACTTTGGCTTTCTTTGCTATCCAAGGTCCAGTTACATTACCATCCTGCAAAATCATACTAACTGTTGAAAAACAACCTGGTCTGTTGGCAACAGACAAAATGTTCTGTCCATAAAATTTCCGCTGGTGTATGCTACCCAGGCCATTCACACTAGCACTATCCTTACTTGCAGGAGTGACCAGGAAAATGTCAAGATTGCTGATCTTCAAATGTATAGAATGAGTGGCAGTTGAAGAATAACTCTTCTGTGTAGCTGCATCTGAAGTTGGACCACTTTCCCGAACTAATCCACTACCACCGCTTGATGGTAGATGAAAATCAAGAGCAACAAATTGATCCCAGGAAGTAAAACCTTTAACATCTTTGTCACTCTTGAAAGGAAAACACAGGATCACCCTTGCCTTAGTCATCAATAAACTACCTTGTAAACTTTGGGTTGAGGATAACGTCCTGACACATGAGCTACTACCTCTTTCAACATCTCCAAGAGATGGTCCATCATTCCTATCAAAAGCTTTCAAAGAAAATCCATCTCGTTTCTCAACAGATTCAAAAATTTCTGTTAACAGTTCTGATAACATACTTATCAAGGAGAAGTCAACCCAGAAAACAAATGGAGACAATTCCACTTCAAAGGATGCTGCTGGTCTTACTCGATTTCCATCTTGTGAACTTAATTTCATAGTAAATTGACAATGAGTGACACCTGAAGTTGTAAGCAATGGAATTTTGACCACATTGTGTTTCTTTCCAAATCGAAAACCTTTAGCCATAGAACTGGTTAGCTCGTCTGAGTCCTCAGCCAATGAGGCAAGCAGGGGAAGAGCACCTTGAACATCTGCTTGCAATTGCCGAATATAAAGATTTTGGCTGCTAATATTTTCATTGGGTCCTTGCGTTCCCAAATCTAAGTCATCCCCTTTATGACCCAAGCAATTAGCAATCTCTATTGACTTCATAAATCCTTCATATCTTATTTCTTGAGGACATACCTGTTCACCTTATCAAATATTTTTAGTTAGTGTAGTGGGATATCAAGCCGACCAAATAAGTTATTAGATGATGTCAAAAGTAAATGAGAGGAAATAATAAACTACCCTGTCAGTCATTACCTGCATACTGAGAAGGATGTCTCTGCATTCTGCACCCAAGTAAGGAATATATGAGTCAGCATTTATCTGATCACCCTTAGAACGAAAGATAACTTTCTGGTCCTCATCTTGGAAGGACAAGAAAACTGAAACTCCAGCAAAATTTGCCTTGAGATTGGTTTCAATATGCTGTTGTtctgtaaataaataaaaaattgtgttTCAGTGGAAAAAGCTTCTTTCACAGAAAAACAACTTAATGGTTTCAACTTTCAAGATTCCTGTGCATGTAATAAAGAGTCAATACAAAGTTAAACATATGAAAGATGTTTACAATGAATTACCTCGGACTTTAAAATTAAAATGTCCCTATCCAGCAGAGTCAGCAGTTATTACATTCTGAACTtaacttttgtttttcttttcaaaGGAAAAAATAATTGAAAGTTTAATGTAAAACATCCAGCTTTTAAGAATGGAGCaaacaaattaaatttaatttctcTATTGTAAGATTCTATACAGTCCTATTTCTTCCCCTCTTCACCAATCCCCACAAACAACAATTGATATAACTTTGAAAGCTAAAAAGCTGAAAGTTCAAAGATGCAGTTTATAGAACTATTCTGACATTCAAATGCAAATGCAAATACCAGATGGAATATGCAAGGATCCAGAAGCAAGGCTTGAGGCAGCAGTAATAGCACTGAAAACAGAACATGTCCAGTTCCACATCCCACTGTTCCCTAATGCCGACTGAGAACTTCTTATCCCATCAAAGCACTCAAAAAATTGGTCCACACTGCACAAAGATGAGAAGAGTTGCTCACTCTTGAAACATAAGATAGAAATATATTTACATTTGTTAAGCTAGCAACTCCTAAAAGTGGCAAACTAAGAACCATACAATGTCAACAAGCcaattctaaaagaaagaaagacTTTAATCATTTAGAACTCCTTCTTTTCTTATtctcctttttatttatttaatggcCTGGAGTTTGGGGGACAGAATGCGGAggtttaataataaataattcgtATAAATGTTAAGGTACTTGCAAAGGGTTTCACTAGAATGTCTCCAGGCTGCAATATTGATCTAAAGATGAACAGGTGAAGTTAACAGCACAAAATAATACCCACCTTGCCCCAAAATCAAGCTCTTCCTCAATACCAACATTTTTATTATGAATGGTCGATAAAGGTACCCAATCTGATATAAGATGCAGCCCAGATTGCAGAGTCTCATCATACAAATCTTGCACTGTCAAAGAAGATAATTTATTGGAGGAACCACCACAAACTGGAATTGTCTTGCTTGTAGAAATTGCAACTGAAGCAGGTTGAGGTGAGATACTGTAAGGTGCGGAAATATGGTGATAAGAATCTGCTGCCTTGTAAAGCATGCAATCATTGCTGTCCTTCTCAAAATTCCTAAAAGCTTCCACCGAGTGTAATACCCACTTAATTGTGCTGGGCTGAAACTGCAATTCTATAGGGTCAAATGAAACATCAGAGTCCACCCTGCGGATATCTAAAGACCCATTTTTCCAAGGTATACTTAGTTTTAAGTTCCCTGAAAATCCACCTCCTTTCCCTGTCATGATTGGAGTTCTGATACTTGATGATAAACATGGAACACATGATTCATTGTCACCATCATCCAATTGAAGAAGTTCAAGTATTGCTCCTTGAaacttcacataatttgtcaATCGACTCATCCCAAAGAAGCTCTCACTTTCTGCTTCGTCTTTTTTATTAGCATCGTCTGAAAGACAGGTTCCACATTCTACTTTCGAAATCCGCAGTACCAAAGTTTTATGAGAACCTAAACTATTTCCATCCTTCTCAAGACAAGGATCAAACGCTATTATCAACTTGTTTATCTTTACATTGAAACTTGTAAGGAACAATTTAACAAACTTTGCAATCGTCTTAACACCTTCATGTACATCTCCAGAGGTAGACTTTGAAGCACTGTCCATCATGTCCTGATCAAGCCTGCCCAAGTCTTGGTGAAGCAGTTCATCCCGACTGGAGTGGTGAGTTTCAGCTACAGCAGGTGAGTAATACTCTTTGCTGGGAACAAGCACAAGCTCAAGTTCATCCACCTCAACGGTGCAACCTTCACCTCTCCAAGGC
The genomic region above belongs to Humulus lupulus chromosome 1, drHumLupu1.1, whole genome shotgun sequence and contains:
- the LOC133797551 gene encoding autophagy-related protein 2; amino-acid sequence: MFPWNIAKSAEAMFSRWAVRRVCKFVLKKKLGQFLLGDIDIDQLDVQLTRGTIQLNDLALNVDYLNKKLGAVASLIIKEGSIGSLLVNMPWRGEGCTVEVDELELVLVPSKEYYSPAVAETHHSSRDELLHQDLGRLDQDMMDSASKSTSGDVHEGVKTIAKFVKLFLTSFNVKINKLIIAFDPCLEKDGNSLGSHKTLVLRISKVECGTCLSDDANKKDEAESESFFGMSRLTNYVKFQGAILELLQLDDGDNESCVPCLSSSIRTPIMTGKGGGFSGNLKLSIPWKNGSLDIRRVDSDVSFDPIELQFQPSTIKWVLHSVEAFRNFEKDSNDCMLYKAADSYHHISAPYSISPQPASVAISTSKTIPVCGGSSNKLSSLTVQDLYDETLQSGLHLISDWVPLSTIHNKNVGIEEELDFGASVDQFFECFDGIRSSQSALGNSGMWNWTCSVFSAITAASSLASGSLHIPSEQQHIETNLKANFAGVSVFLSFQDEDQKVIFRSKGDQINADSYIPYLGAECRDILLSMQVCPQEIRYEGFMKSIEIANCLGHKGDDLDLGTQGPNENISSQNLYIRQLQADVQGALPLLASLAEDSDELTSSMAKGFRFGKKHNVVKIPLLTTSGVTHCQFTMKLSSQDGNRVRPAASFEVELSPFVFWVDFSLISMLSELLTEIFESVEKRDGFSLKAFDRNDGPSLGDVERGSSSCVRTLSSTQSLQGSLLMTKARVILCFPFKSDKDVKGFTSWDQFVALDFHLPSSGGSGLVRESGPTSDAATQKSYSSTATHSIHLKISNLDIFLVTPASKDSASVNGLGSIHQRKFYGQNILSVANRPGCFSTVSMILQDGNVTGPWIAKKAKVMATFEDSKRSYNSVREDNEFASFSTAKDMEDLNVQTREEMILSSTIFLHIHLSAVTIKLGRLQYETLYGLMDQIVNGLLCLASDNISVKDVSSVSQTSIFLDCSALEILISPEVKENIRGSIQSELPGSWHHLRLKIRKFALLSVSNIGGIRGAKFFWLGHAEGKLWGSITGVPNQEFLLILCNNSTMKRGDGGGSNALSSRLAGSDIIHLWDPASFHDFTSISLRCATLIAAGGRLDWLDAISSFFSVPSADNEKPTNDFMQKEELDVSSGSSFILNFVDIGLSYEPYVKNLVVESEVLDTDSSSSNAKQERSEENVACLLAASSLNLLNLTLADSIEKEYKISVHDLGLLIRVVSEPENVGGTYNAEWLQKTGYVKVAREALVEAILRTNCKSGLFWEVECSKSHVYMETCHDTTSSLIRLAAQLQQLFAPDMEESVVHLQNRWNRVQQEQDGEDLNHAAGFSTQDSLPLTSEMNSSSLAVKSEPGLVGLMNEICDDAFQIDDNQICQYDSSESKIFVSVDENVIGELGTCIDGPEFFSHGLHFDESVPVVGFESSETSSSQESNFPEFIELYCSSEVQPVTELSVSGPSCKIPKGSSSDGNGGDLGIGNSGWYGNASLRIVEDHISELRSECSIQKFEGTKFPHIDSSEVHGFRKAMGCVLLKNIDVRWRMVAGYDWKDCKENGQQSTNNGGRDTAVCIELSLSGMEFQYEIFPVGGIHVSKLSLSVQEIHLYDLSRDAPWKLVLGYYQSKDHPRKSSSKAFKLDLEAVRPDPLIPLEEYRLRIAFLPLLLHLHQSQLDFFISFFGAKSSSVDQSCCHQDPDSSKLLTVKSYNLAQHNIAEEAFLPYFQSFDIWPLLVRVDYSPCRVDLAALRGGNYAELVNLVPWKGVELQLKHVHGVGIYGWGSVCETIIGEWLEDISQNQIHKVFRGLQPIRSVVALGAGAAKLVSLPVESYRKDKRVIKGIQRGITAFIRSISVEAVGLGVHLAAGAHDILLQAEYRLTNSDPSIPRAISSKMKANVRSNQPKDAQQGIQQAYESLSTGLEKSASALVGTPLKKYQRGAGAGSALAAAVRAVPAAAIAPASACAGAVHYTFLGFRNSLDPERKKESIEKYLGPTQPWEQN